In Vicia villosa cultivar HV-30 ecotype Madison, WI linkage group LG7, Vvil1.0, whole genome shotgun sequence, the DNA window aaataatataatagtatAAATTGTATTTATTGAGATTCAAAGATATATATAATTATGAAAATATTCTGAAAAGTTATTATAAATTACTCCCTCagaggggtggcaaaacgggccgtccgccccgccttatgcccgccaaaaaacgagcggggcgggcatgcccgccaagtaaaatgggcataaaagtcatgctcgccccgccaagatggcgggttggtgGGCGGCggacttacccgcctatttttatttatatttttttaatagattaataggctttttttaccttttaattaaacttttcacttattttttaaaacaattttttataaaagcaactttttaacaaatttacttaaaaaaatattacaaattatttataaataaatgtataaaataaaccatcaagaattaaaattactagaattaactaaaaaaagagtgagttttggaggagaggcggattttggcgggcggcgggctttggcggggcgggtatggcggacggcgggtttttgcggggcgagctttggcgagcggcggacctaaaatcccaacccaacccgccattttttggcgggtggcgggcgggcccggcgggccacggcccgttttgccacccctactccctccggtctcaaatataagcaacaaaaaaaaaattctatagtcttaaatataagtaaaaaaatCTATATTTATTACATTCAATGTCAATATTCCAaatatacccctacaattttttgCATTTTAAATGTTTGTAACAAAAAAATAGGGGTAAAATTAGAAAGAGAGTAAGAATTAAATGCTTAAAGACATCTTTCTTAAAGGGtgagtttttttttacaaatttgcTTATATTTGAGATCGGAAGGAGTAACTTTCAACGACTTTAATAAAAGCTCTTTAaattgtatatttatttttaaaataaaagttaagagGAACTTTTCTAAATAATGTTTGATCCTCCTTCTCTTTTAAAATAGaagataaattaataaaaagtcaagtCAAAACGGTACAAATTAATTGAGTGAGAGACTAAAATCCATAAATGGAGGATAAAAAaccaaaatttaaattatatcaaACAAATCTTAACAGAAAATAAAAGGTAATAGATCAAAATTGCAATTAAAGCAATATTCtactatattaattattttattaccaATATATCTTAATTATGTCACATATATTTTTGCAATCTGTATTATTAATGTgtactttattattttaattaattttatgaaaaatactATATTTATTCTGcacttttattaatttaaaatttattttcactaAAAATAATAAAGCCACATTCATAGTATTTTTAAACGTCCGTATTATATTGATACTTTATTaatgtattaaataattttatttttttaaaagagttaTCTTAAACCAAAAAATAATATCGATCCTTTATTATTAATGTATTCAAATACGTATTAAATAATTTTACTTTATACtatctgtttggtaaaaatagcggttgactgataagctagttgatagcttatagcttatgactgatggctgatgactgatgacttatagcttatagcggatggttgagactgatagcttataaactaattgaagtgtttggtaaaattagcggttcaattaacttataaatgtaaaatgacataaaagatatttaatatatatttattttatgttaaattaaaataaattataagggttaaaaatggattttaattaaaataataagaataaaaaaggaagaaaaaatgataagctataagacataagctaaaacgctatttgaaatagcgtctggaaaataagctataagctagtaaaataagctataagctcgtgatgaaaagaccgttaccaaacgggtctaaattatcatatgagcttataagacataagacataagctataagctcaaaaacatggcttaccaaacagagcctatatTTTTTTAccaagaaaaaatattttattataagaaGATTAACTTATTatcatttaataaatttattagtaaaatcaattttttaattatgATGATTTCTTTATTTAAAGGGTCCTAAAAAATCCAAAACCAACTACTATAAATATCCACAACTAAACTCATTTTATATATCATACAAACAAATTTGTAtttcagtaaaaaaaaaaaactcgtgAAAGATGAAACTTCATAGCTTTGTCATCTTTGTTGTTCTTTTTTCATCTCTGTCAGTATTTTCTGAAGGTGTTCCTGGTGGATGGAGTCCAATCGAAAACATCAAAGATCCACATGTGTTGGAGATAGCTCAATTCGCAGTTACAGCGCAGCAGAAACTATCTGGTGTCAAACTGAGTCTAGTGGAAGTAATCAGTGGTGAGACTCAGGTTATTGCAGGAATAAACTTTCGTCTTGTATTAACAGCGCAAGATGGATCTGTTACTAAGAAATATCAAGCTCAAGTTGTTGAAAAAGATAACCATGCCAAAAGCCTCACTTCCTTTAAGTCTCTTCCTTGATCTTGATCATGAATGTTTAGTATAAATTGTAATGCTGgattatttataatattgatgTTATTTTGATTAATCAAATGAAACTATATCTGTTTTGAAGTAAATGCATATTGTTCAAATTCAAGTAGAAGGAAGGATAAAAAAATAAAGCTCAAGAGATGTGTTATTACaagtttattttttatgtcttcgACTTTCAGTGATTTAATTCCaaaaaaagtaataattaaattcaaattttaatgcttaaaagAGTTATTCAATAAAGTTAATGGAAATATTATAATAATCctggaaaaaaatattgaaatattgaaATATTTATGCTTTTAAATCTCATCTCTACAATAACATGAATAATTAAATGAGCGACGAAATTTTTTTATTGAGTCTTGAGAGGAATAGCTCAAGTAACACAAACCTAAGCAATTGCACAAACACTTTGTACTCTCACAGCAACGCGTAACAAGCCGCCCACATATATATGGCCACTTTGTACACTCTTACAGAGAAATAAATCTctagaaattttaattttcttttaaaaatacatATTCGAACACACTATAAAGTTATTTAAACAAATTATGTATCTCCAAAAGCACCATAAAGACGTGAAAATAGGTGTTTCAGATATTCATATATGAAATAGTAGGGCGTGATAATATATCTGCATCATTTAATACTCTTCTAATACCATATGATGCTCTCAATTCCGTTGCTGCCAAAATATAGATTTAATCCGATTCAGATATGCAATTTTGAAAATTCCTTAAACTTAAATTATGCGGTTGATTTAGAGATGCACTTGCGAAATTTCCTTATCTCGACAAAAAGGTTGTTTCGGACATGCATATCCGAATACTCCATctaaatatgcatatccgaatgtTGAGGGTTTTTTTTAGTTTTCGCCAAGAGTCTCTAAGAAGGCATAAACTCAAAAATATACATAGGAGCTCTCCATAAACATATGTTGAAAAGTTCTCATCACCCTTAAAAGCCCTAAAACCTTAGACATCCCTACATAGAGAGTGGGAaacatttgaataaaccgtgtgtttAAATAGCACTGCAGAgactctattatatatatatatatatatatatatatatatatatatatatatatatatatatatatatatatatatatatatatatatatatatatatatatagggagcgtatccagtgagaactgatatttatgtgagaaacgagaactattaatACCGATCGTTTGATTTAATTAACGACTatgatttaaaaattccatataaagaacactttacttgattttttttctagaaTGGTTAATATTTAAAAGAAAGTCATTTAAAGATATTCTTACCAaacataattttatttgattaaattgttataaaaatattgtgaaatatatttattataatcaaattgtattttttatttttattttaaattaaaattctctAAGCTATATATACAATTTCAAgactaaaaaaatactaaaaaataatgtaaactttaaaataataagaagtataaattttttaaataattttatttgtatttaaattatattcaattaaaattatatcatctaatgttttaaaaaaaatagtagttcttacaaaataaatataatttataaaaaaatttaacgtttaattgttacatttaacatttttaaaacaatataacaagtctttctttttaaaacaaaacatgctaccaaatattttataaacaatATAATCATTGCAAtggaaattaataaataaaaatttaacaataattatatagaacaATGGAAATTAAATTGACCCCTttagaaaaatttatttacctaaataaattatgaaaaaatataaTTCTATAAACTATGAGATACAATTTTAGAtaagttttgtttaaatttaattacaatcggtatatataatttaaaaaattacacTTTTAAATCATatagtttaattaaattatgattaaaatatttggtagcatgttttgttttaaaaagaaagacttgttatattgttttaaaaatgttaaatgtAAGGATTAAacgttaaattttttttataaatttaattaattttgtaagaactaatattttttttaaaacattagatgatataattttaattgaatataatttaaataaaaataaaatgattaaaaaatttatacttcttattattttaaagtttatatatttttttagtcttgaaaaataaatatagcttagagaattttaatttaaaataaaaatactaaatacattttgattataataaatatatttcataatatttttataataatttaattaaataaaaatatttttgctaAGAATATCTTTAAatgattttctttaaaatatatatatcttagagaattttaatttaaaataaaaatactaaatacattttgattataataaatatatttcataatatttttataacaatttaattaaataaaaatctttttggtaagaatatctttaaatgattttctttaaaatattaacCATTCTAGAAAAAAATCAAGTAAAGTGTTCTTTATATAGAATTTTTTAATCATAGCtgttaattaaatcaactatcggtattaaaattatatcatctaatttttaaaaaaaaatagtagttcttacaaaattaatataatttataaaaaaaattaacgttTAATTCTTacatttaacatttttaaaacaatataacaagtctttctttttaaaacaaaacatgcTACCAAATATTTTAATCACAATTTAATTAAACTATATGATTTAAAAgtgtaattttttaaattatatataccgattgtaattaaatttaaacaaaacttaTCTAAAATTGTATCTCATAGTTTATAGAAttatattttttcataatttatttaggtaaataaatttttctaaAGGGGTCAATTTAATTTCCATtgttctatataattattgttaaatttttacTTATTAATTTCCATTGTAATGATTATattgtttataaaatatttggtagcatgttttgttttaaaaagaaagacttgttatattgttttaaaaatgttaaatgtaagaattaaatgttaaatttttttataaattatattaattttgtaagaactactatttttttaaaaacattagatgatataattttaattgaatataatttaaatacaaataaaattatttaaaaaatttatacttcttattattttaaagtttacattattttttagtatttttttagtcTTGAAATTGTATAGATAGCTTagagaattttaatttaaaataaaaataaaaaatacaatttgattataataaattaataaatatatttcacaatatttttataacaatttaatcaaataaaattatttttggtaaGAATATCTTTAAATGACTTTCTTTTAAATATTAACCAttctagaaaaaaaatcaagtaaagtgttctttatatggaatttttaaatcatAGTCGTTAATTAAATCAAACGATCGGTattaatagttctcgtttctctcATAAATATCAAGTAAAGTGTTCTTTATATGGAATTTTTAAGCTAATTAGATGCTATAGTCGATGTGAGActttctatatacaaatattcttaacaTCCTCTAAAGATGAATCATATATGCCATATGAGTCAAAATTATTAGAAATGTAATTCACTTGAGAACTCCTAAGAGACTTAGTGAACATATCAGCCAATTGGTCTTCAAACTTCATGTAATCTATGGTTATTTCTTTTGAAAGAGACTTCAAGGACTCAAGCATACAAGAAAGAGATTTCATCTTCTCAAGCACATGATCAAGAAACTTCTGACTTTATAACAAACAATTAAGAGATAGTGATAAACTACACTTGATATACAATAAGAGGTATAgacaaaatataacaaaaaagaCTCTAAGACTTAAGAACTTCTAAGAATATACAAGTGTTAAGAAGTTCTAAGTTAAGCCTATGCAATAGATTTGACAGAGtaacacaaataaataaattatttatttgcaacatgtaattaattaaataataatagtaatacaaATAATATTGAACAGAGAGAAGTTTTATGATAGTTAATTAATGGTAATAAAGTAATGGATTAATGaggttattaaataattttttgaaccatttattaaattgataataataattaatgaatAATTAAGAAACTGTTTTTGAAGTAGTGGAAGTTTTGCAAATCGTGGctaaataaattttttgaaaaaaaaaacataaccaTTTTTAATAAgtagtaatatttttattttatttttaattaaattttaataattagtcatatttatattttatttctttaaaacaaataaattataaaatcacaTATTAGTGGGTGagtgagttttttttaattaattaattttttatttatttaatttattataatgtattaattaattaatttattttatttaatttattttttatttattatagattttttaGCGGGAAGTTTTTGTGGGAAGAACTTCttggattataatttagtatgatgataTGCTAATAATACAAAAATCCTAATGATATTCATTAATAGAAGTAAGAGTAGTTATAAAATTGAATAACTAATCACTTAAACATATATGCTAATAAGACAAAAATCCTAATGACAttgattaattataaaaatgaatAAGTAATCACTTATAACATATATGCTAATAATACAAAAATCCTAATGATATTAACTAATTATAAAAATGAATAAGTAAtcacttataatatataaatgctAATAATACAAAAATTCTAATGACATTGATTAATAGAAGTAAGAGTAATTATAAAATTGAATAACTAATCACTTAAACATATAtgctaataataaaaaaatcctaATGACATTGATTAGTTAAAAAAGTGAATAAGTAATCACTTGAACATATATGCTAATAATACAAAAATTCTATTGACAAtgattaattataaaaatgaatAAGTAATCACTTATAACATATATGCTACTAATACAAAAATCCTAATGACCAGGGACGAAGCCAGGACTTTTAACTAGTGGGGGCAAATATATACAcatctttttaatataaaattttaaagatataaatatatatatttgtgtgtgcGCGTGCGTGCGTGAAACAATTTCTATGATATATATTAGTATAGTATGACATTGAGGAGTTGATCGTGTAATTAGCTTAAAATACCACAACTAATTTAATAACATTTGTATAATTAATGCAAAGACCAACTAACATAAAAGAGAGTGAGTATGCAAAGACCAAGTGACATAAAATGACATAAACGGGACTGAGTATGATAATATGAGGTGTGAGtatgataatataattatatgatgtGTATAAAAGTTTAAAAGATAGTGGGGGCATGGGTCCACACTTTGTTGTGAATAGCTCCGTCTCTGCTAATGACATTCTTTAATAGAAGTAAGAGTAATTATAAAATTGAATAACTAATCACTTAAACATATATGCTAATAATACAAAAATCCTAATGACATTGATTAATTATAAATATGAATAAGTTATCACTTATAACATATATGCTAATAATACAAAAACTCTAATGACAttgattaattataaaaatgaatAGAGTAATCACTTATAACATATATATGTTAATAATACAGAAATCCTAATCACATTGATTAATAGAAGTAAGAGTAATTATAAAATTGAATAACTAATCACTTAAAGATATAtgctaataaaaaaaaaattcattttaaatcaaattgaacTGGATACttgcaaaaacaaaaacaaaaaaaagatgcaactgagaagaagaagaagaagcaggtGCTATAGGATAACAAGCTCGAGTAGCTATTCCACACAGTCCTTCAGAAGCTTCAGTGCCTCTTAGAAACTTGGCGAAACCTCCTTCACCCCAATGACTGCTCCATGAGTTTTTGACCAACCAATATTTGATTCCTTCATCACTAACTCCATAGCCAACCACTGTTACTCCATGATTCAAGGTAGTATTACATGGCTCAGTATAGATTCCACTACCAAAAAACTGAAAATGCGATCCACTTCCGTTAATTGCTACAGAAATGGGTTGGTTCGCAACAACTTTTAACATCGAGTTTTCATCATTGGCAAGGATGTCTTCATAGCCAGTTAGTGTAGCAGCAGGGGGTGATGGGATGAGTTTGCCACACATGTTCCCTCAACTGCTTCATACGGATATTCAGCTTCACTGGAGATTCCGTGGTTTTCGATTACGAACTTGAAAGCGTCGTTCATAACATCATTGAAAGCTTGAATGAACTTGACATTTTCTTTGAATATGCTCATCCGCTTCAACTTCTCTTCACTATTCTCATACACTTTTCCATAATGTTGAATCCACTCATCATGAGTGGAAATGGAAACATGATCATGCACAAGAGATGAACTTTGAAtaataaaaacacttaaaatcatTAGTGTTTTAAAAGCCATTGTTTGGTTAAGTTATGTGACCAGGTTTCAAGAATTGCACGACATTTATAACTCAAAAGGTTAATAC includes these proteins:
- the LOC131619664 gene encoding cysteine proteinase inhibitor 1-like, translating into MKLHSFVIFVVLFSSLSVFSEGVPGGWSPIENIKDPHVLEIAQFAVTAQQKLSGVKLSLVEVISGETQVIAGINFRLVLTAQDGSVTKKYQAQVVEKDNHAKSLTSFKSLP